One Nocardia huaxiensis genomic window, ACATCGTCGACGAGGTAAGGCAATGGATCGAGCGTCTCGACGAGCCGACCTTCCGCCGCGTAGTGGAAGCCATCGACGCCCTCGCCGATGGCGGACCGGGGTTGGGTCGTCCGCTGGTCGACTCAATTGCCGGTTCCAAGGTCTCGAATATGAAAGAGCTCCGTCCCGGAACCGTACGGATCCTTTTCGCGTTCGATCCGTGGCGGTCGAGCGTACTGCTCGCGGCGGGCGACAAAGTCCACCAATGGAACTCGTGGTATCAGACCGCGATTCCACTGGCGGAGCGACGATATGAGTCCTACCTGCGCGAGCGCGGCGAGGAAGAGGAGGGATTGCGATGAGCGGACATGTGCGTTGGCAAGACATTCGAGCCGAAATGGTGGATCGGGCAGGTGGCGAAGCTGCGGTTGCCAAGGGGAAGGACGAACTGCTCGCTCAGGTTCGCGGACAGCGGCTCGCCGATATCCGGCGCAGACGTGGGTTGACTCAACTGCAGGTCGCCGACCGGATGGGTGTCACGAAGGGGCGAGTTTCGCAGATCGAGCAAGGCACTGTCACCGGCCAGGAAGTTCTCGCACGGTATGCGCTGGCATTGGGCGGCCGACTCCATCAGTCGATCTACTTCGATGACGGGGATATCGTCGCTATCGCCTGATTGCGTCGGCACTCCGCAGCAACACACAAGGGTGTGTTGCTGCGGAGTCGCTGTGGGGTGGGCGTGGATGATGTGGGCGTGTGGGATACGCGCGTTGCCGATACCGACTGTGATCGGCTGGTCCGGGTTTTCGCTGCGCTGCGTGGTCGGCAGGTCGCGGCGCTACACAGTGCGGGGCAGGAGATGAGTCAGGGGCTCGCCGAGGTGGACGAGTTGCTGGCGGGGGCGCCGGAGTTCATCGGGTACTGCTTCTATCACCGGGACGATGTGGAGCGGGCCATCGCCGGGGGTGGGCTGTATATCGCGTTCGGGCCGCGGGATCCGGAGGTGGAGGAGACCGAGGGGCCGGCGATCGGGCGGATCGTGGTGGAGGAGCTCACCAAGGCCGGGCTCACCACGAGCTGGGACGGCACCTTCGAGCAGCGGATCCTCATCGAATCATTCCACTGGAACCAGACGTTCTGAATCGTTGGAGTCGGACGTTCCGAACCCCGTGCGGTGTCGGTCGAGGCCGCACGGGCCAGGTGATTACTTCTCGTATTCGGCCAGATCGATGCGGGTTTCGCCGTAGGTGCGCGACTTCTGCGGGAGATAGCCTGCGGGCCACGGGATTTCGGGGGAACGGGTGGAGCGTTCGACGACGATGAGCGAATCCTCGTGCAGCCAGCCGTTTTCCGAGAGGGCCGTGAGGTCGGCGACCACATCGGACACCTCGAGGGCATACGGCGGGTCGGAGAAGATCAGGTCATACGGCGCGCTGGGCGGGGTCGCGAGGACGCTGGAGACCGTGCCCTGGCGCAGGTCCGCGCCGGGCAGGCCGAGGTCGCCGATATTGCCGCGAATGACCGCCGCCGCCTTGCGGTCGGATTCGACCAGCAGGGCGTGAGATGCGCCGCGGGACAATGCTTCCAGGCCCAGGGCGCCCGATCCGGCGTAGATGTCGAGGACGCGCGCGCCGTCGAAATCCATGCGCGCGTGCAGCAGGCTGAACAGCGCCTCGCGGACGCGGTCGGAGGTGGGCCGGGTGCCGGCGGGCGGGACGCGCAGGCGGCGGCCGCCCGCGGTCCCCGCGACAATGCGCGTCATGGCCGGGCCGCCGATCCACGGCCCGGCCGCCGCTGGGCAGCGGCGGCCGGTAGCGGTGCGGGAGCGCTCATTCCGCGGCGGCCTCGGTGAGGTTGACGTCGACCAGCAGGTCTCCGCCCTCCACCTGCTGCACCTTGCCGATGGCGACCCGGCGCACCAGGCCCGAGCGCGGCGCGGTGATGGCGGCCTCCATCTTCATGGCCTCGATGGTGCCGATGGTGTCTCCGGCGGAGACCGAATCGCCTTCGGACACAGCCAGAGTCACGACGCCCGCGAACGGCGCGGCAATGTGGCCCGGGTTGGTCCTGTCGGCCTTCTCGGCGGCGGGCACCTCGCTGGCGATGGAGCGGTCGCGGACCGTGATCGGCCGCAGCTGGCCGTTGAGGATGCACATGACCGTGCGCATGCCGCGCTCGTCCGGCTCGGAGATGGCCTCCAGGCCGATGAGCAGGGTGACGCCCTTCTCCAGCTGCACGCGGTGTTCTTCGTCGTGGCGCAGGCCGTAGAAGAACTGGTTGGCCGACAGGCCGGTGGTGTCGCCGAACTTCTCCCGGTGCGCGAGGAATTCGGCGGTCGGGCCGGGGAACAGCAGCCGGTTGAGGGTGGCGCGGCGTTCGGCGGAGGTGCCGCCCAGACCCTTCTCGTCCTCGGCGGTGAGCTGGGTTTCCGGCTTGGCCGGGCCACGGCCCGCCAGCGCGCGGCTGCGGAACGGTTCGGGCCAGCCACCGGCCGGGGTGCCGAGTTCGCCACGGAGGAAACCGATTACGGAGTCCGGGATGTCGTAGCGGGCCGGGTCGGCGGCGAAGTCCTCGACGTCGACGCCGGTGCCGACGAGCGCCAGCGCGAGATCACCGACGACCTTGGAGGACGGGGTGACCTTGACCAGGCGGCCCAGCAGCCGGTCCGCCGCAGCGTATTTGGCCTCGACCTCTTCGAACTGGTCGCCGAGACCCAGGGCGATGGCCTGCTGGCGCAGGTTCGACAGCTGACCGCCCGGGATCTCGTGGTGGTAGACGCGCCCCGTCGGCCCCGGCAGCCCGGATTCGAACGGCGCGTAGACGCGGCGCAGCGACTCCCAGTACGGCTCGAGGTCGCACACGTTCTGGAGGTTCAGCCCCGTGTCGTGGGGCGAATTCGCCGCCGCCGCAACGATTGCCGAGAGCGCGGGCTGCGAGGTGGTGCCCGCCATGGGCGCGGACGCGCCGTCCACCGCGTCGGCTCCGGCCTGCCAGGCCGCCAGGTAGGTGGCCAGCTGACCGCCCGGGGTGTCGTGGGTGTGCACGTGCACCGGCAGGTCGAACTCCCGCCGCAGGGCGGTGACCAGCGTGTGCGCGGCGGGAGCGCGCAGCAGACCGGCCATATCCTTGATGCCGATGATGTGCGCGCCCGCGTCGACGATCTCCTCGGCGAGCTTGAGGTAGTAGTCGAGCGTGTAGAGGTTCTCGTTCGGGTTGGACAGGTCGCCGGTGTAGCTCAGCGCGACTTCCGCTACGGCGGTGCCGGTTTCGCGCACGGCGTCGATGGCGGGCCGCATCTGGTCGACATTGTTCAGAGCGTCGAAGATGCGGAAGATGTCGATGCCGGTCGCGGTGGCCTCGGAAACGAATGCGCGCGTGACCTTTTCGGGGTACGGCGTGTAGCCGACGGTATTGCGTCCGCGCAGCAGCATCTGCAGGTTGATGTTCGGGATCGCCTCGCGCAGGGCGGCCAGGCGCTCCCACGGGTCCTCGTAGAGGAAGCGCAGCGCCACGTCATAGGTTGCGCCGCCCCAGCATTCGATGGACAGCAGCTCGGGCGTCATGCGCGCCACATGCCCGGCCACATCGAGCAGGCCGTTGGTGCGCACGCGGGTGGCCAGCAGCGACTGGTGCGCGTCACGGAAGGTGGTGTCGGTGACGGCCACGCCCTCGCGCGTGCGCAGCCAGTTCGCGAAACCCTCCGGGCCGAGCTCGAGCAGCTTCTGCCGGGTTCCGGGCGGCGGCGGCACCGTCATATCGAGGGCCGGCAGCTTGTCGTGCGGGTACAGCTTGGTGGGCCGCGAGCCGTGCGGCTTGTTGACGGTAACGTCGGCCAGATAGTTGAGGATCTTGGTGCCGCGGTCGGCCGAGGACTTGAGCGTCAGCAGCTGCGGCCGCTCATCGATGAACGACGTGGTGACCTTGCCCGCGCGGAAGTCCGGGTCGTCCAGCACCGCGTTCAGGAACGGAATGTTGGTCGTCACGCCACGAATACGGAACTCCGCCACGGCACGACGCGCCCGCGCGATCGCGGTCTGAAAGTCACGCCCCCGGCAGGTCAGCTTGACCAGCATGGAGTCGAAGTAGGCGCCCACCTCGGCGCCGACATTCGCGCCGCCGTCCAGGCGCACGCCCGCGCCGCCCGGCGAGCGGTAACCGGTGATGCGGCCGGTGTCGGGGCGGAAGCCGTTGGCCGGATCCTCGGTGGTGATGCGGCATTGCAGCGCCGCGCCGCGGATGGTGATCGAATCCTGGCTCAGACCAAGGTCTTCCAGGGATTCGCCGCCGGCGATGCGCATCTGCGACTGCACCAGGTCGACATCGGTGATCTCCTCGGTCACCGTGTGCTCCACCTGGATTCGCGGGTTCATCTCGATGAACACGTGATTGCCGCGCTCGTCGAGCAGGAATTCCACGGTGCCCGCGCAGCTGTAGCCGATCTGGCGGGCGAAGGCCACGGCGTCGGCGCAAATGCGGTCGCGCAGTTCGGGATCCAGGTTCGGCGCGGGCGCGAGCTCGATCACCTTCTGATGCCGGCGCTGCAGCGAACAGTCGCGCTCGTAGAGGTGGATGACATTGCCGTGCTGGTCGGCGAGGATCTGCACCTCGATGTGGCGGGGGTTGACCACCGCCTGCTCCAGGAACACGGTCGGATCGCCGAACGCGGATTCGGCCTCCCGCGAGGCGGCCTCGATGGCCTCACGCAGTTGCGCGGGATCGGTGACCCGGCGCATACCGCGCCCGCCGCCGCCCGCGACCGCCTTGACGAAGATCGGGAACTGCATGGACTCCGAGGCGGCGAGCAGCGCGTCCACATCCGAGGACGGTTCGCTGGAGTTCAGCACGGGCAGGCCGGCGGCCTTGGCGGCGGCGATGGCGCGCGCCTTGTTGCCGGTCAGCTCCAGCACCTGGGACGACGGCCCGATGAAGGTGATGCCCTCCCGCGCACAGGCGGCAGCCAGGTCCGGGTTCTCGGAAAGAAAACCGTAACCGGGGTAGACGGCGTCCGCCCCCGCGCTCTTGGCCGCCTTGATGATCTCCTCGATCGACAGGTACGCCCGGACGGGATGTCCGGGCGTACCGATCTGATAGGCCTCGTCGGCCTTCAGGCGGTGCACGGAGTTCCGGTCCTCGTAGGGGAACACCGCCACCGTGCCGATGCCGAGTTCGTAGGCTGCGCGGAACGCTCGGATAGCGATCTCGCCGCGGTTGGCGACCAGGACTTTGGAGAACATTCGCCTAAGGTACCTGCCCCCGGATCTCGAACGGGCATCGAACTCCGCTTCGCAGCAATCTTCACAGTCACACCGGCGCCGATTGCGAATTTGTGTTCATCACGAGGCAACATCCCAGCGTGTGAGCCCTGCGCGGCGAACGTGACAGTATTCGCCGATTTGTTAAGCACCGCAGTCTCGTCCTACTGAGCGGTACGCGCCGAGTCGGGCGCGAGGCGGGCGGGCACGCTCGGTAGGCTCATGCACCGTTGCGCCTCGGAATGGGCTGCCGTGGCCGCGCAAGGTTTTGGAGGTACGCGTGCCGCTGGCGCACAAGGATGAATCGACCCCCCGCGCCTGGCTCATCTCGTGGAAGACGGGAGCGGGCGCACTGGTGCTCGCGGCCACCCTGGTCGTGCTGGCGCTCGAAATGTCGCCCGGCAGAGACCATTCGCATGCCGAGACGCCGAATCGAGCCGGAACGACCACGGCCGCACCGGTTTCGACCACCCCCGGGTCGACGGCGGCCCCCGCGACGCCGCCTGCACTGCCGGCGGACGCTCCCCCGCCCGCCACCATCGACGCCCTGCCGACCGACCTCCCGGCGACATCGCTTCCCGCCCTCGCCGACCGGGCCCAGCCCAGCGAACCGATCACCTCCGCCGCACCCTCGACAGCGGTTGTGCCCGATGATGTTTCGGCCCAGGCCCGCGAACGCTGCTGGGACTACTCCGCGCTCGTGCGCGACCTCGGTGTGGACGGCGCCCTGAACAGCACCCTGCCGGAGGAGCAGCCGATCCTGCTGGAGGCCATGCGACTGGCCGCCGCCGGAGAATGCGGCTGACGGCACACTCGCGGGTGGGCCGATATCGATTGTGCCGCCGCGTGATCCCACTGTCCGAGGTCGGTTTCCGGCGGGAACCGGCGCTCCCGGTTGTCAGGCGGCGGTGAGCGTCTGCGCCTGCTCCACCGTGGATTCCGGCTCCCGGAACCCCGGCAGGTGGCCATCCACGAACGGGATCATCAGCTGGATGAGCGGCCCGATGCCGAAGGCGTAGACGAGCGTGCCGATTCCGACGCTGCCGCCGAGGATGAACCCCGTCGTCAGCACCGTCGCCTCGATCCCGGTGCGCACCGCCCACACCGGCCACCCGGTCCGCCGGACCAGTCCAGTCATCAGGCCATCGCGCGGGCCTGGCCCCATCCCCGCACCGATGTAGAGGACCGTGGCCACCGCGTTGATCACCACGGCCACCGCCATCGCCCCGATCCGCAGCGGCAATCCGTGCAGGTCGGGCAGCAGCCACAGGCCGGCATCGACGGTCACCGCAATGACCACGACATTGCTCACCGTCCCCAGACCGGGCATCTGCCGCAAGGGAATCCAGGCCAGTAGCACCGCTACCCCGGTGATCGCGACGACCAGTCCGAAGCTGATCGGCACCTGCAGGGTCACCCCTTGATGGAACACATCCCACGGGTCCAAGCCGAGACCGGCCCTGATCATGACGGCCATCGACAAGCCGTACAACGCGAGGCCAACATAGAGGGCGGTCAATCGACGAAGCAGCATCGACCCAGCATGGCGGCCACTGGTCTGGGAATACAGAGCCAATCATGAACAAGTGGACTGCGATCTACGCTGGCGGTATGACCGAGACGCCGCGCCTGCGCTACCGCCTGATCACCGGCCCCGATGACGCGACCTTCTGTGAACGCATCAGCGGATTGCTCGCCGAGGGGTACCGCCTGCACGGGTCGCCGTCGGTGACCTTCAATGGCACGAATGTGATTGCCGCGCAGGCGGTCGTGCTCGACGAGGAGTGAGTCAGCCGCCGAAAGCCTGTGCGATGGGGGCCATGTCGAAGTAGTCGCGCCAGGCTTTGATCTTGCCGTCGGCGATTTCGAAGACCCCCATGACCGGCAGTTCGGTGTCGCGGCCGTTGCCGCGCAAGGTATCCGTGCGCTCGTTCATGACCAGGTCGCCGGACACGGTCTGACGGTGGATGTCGAAGTCGATGCCGTCCAGGGCGGCGGCGAATCCGGTGATGAAGTCGCGGATGGCCGCGCGGCCGATCACCGGATCCATCGGAATATTGTGATAGACAGCGTCTTCGGTGAAGTAGGACGCGATTTCCTCGGCGTCGAGGCGGGACCAGGCGGCGCACATGGCGCGGACGAGGGCGTCGGGGTCGGTCGGCGGGGTGTCGGCCATGGCGCTTCTTTCAGTGTCGGACTTGGTGTTTCGGGTCCAGGCTGCCGCCGATGCGACGCGCGGAGGCTTCCAGTTCGGTGAGGTAGCGGCGGCGTTCGGCGCGAGTGGTGGCCACGCGCAAGGGGCCGATCTTCAATTCCATGACGGTGTGGCCGTTTCCGTCGAACACCGGGGCGCTCATGTAGCTGAGCGGCAGGGCGGCGTCGCTGTCGAAGGTCGCCCGATCGTAGGCACTGCCGATAATGGTCGCCAGCTGAGCGAGCACCCGGCCGTGCAGTTCCTTGCTGGAGGGATGTTCGGCGAGATGATCGGCGACGTCGGAGAGCACCCGCGCGGTGGGCAGGCTGTCGGGCTCCAGCCGCCAGGCGCAGAAGCCCGCCGTGCGCAGCGTCTCCAGGACCGCCTGCTGTTCGGCCCGGCTCCCGGGTTCCCCGGTGGCGAGCCAATCCTGTTGGCGCGCAAGGCTGGAATGCGCGATGATCGCCGCCCCGGCGGGTGCGAGCAGGGGCAGGCGCGCTCCGGTCTCGATGCCCGCGGTGAGCCGATCCCGGGTCACCGCGAGGAATTCGACCTGGTCGCCGGTGACGGTGGTGAGCGCCGCGCCGCAGTCGACCCGTTCGCCCAGCCGCTCCAGTTCGGCTTCCAGTCGCGCCCGGTCGCTGTTCGAGTCGGCGGCGCGCAACCCGACCGCCACGAGCGCGGGACCGAGTTCATAGCTCAGATCCGGCAGCCGGCGCACCCAGCCGCGCTCGGCGAGCGCGGTGAGGATGGACCCGGCGGTGGAGCGATTCAGTTCGAGGGCATCGGCGATCTCGGCGGAACTGAGCGGGCCGTGCTGCGCGGCAAGCAGTTCCACGATGGAGAGCACCCGCTGGGTGGGCGGTGAGGTCTCCGTCATACGGGTCTTGCCAGCGGGCACGCGTTCTCCTAGCCTGAGCGGCGATACAAATAGTCGTACCGAGTAGTGCGGATAATCGTACCTAGGGGGCAGGGTCTTGCGCACCGATACCGCGGAGCCGATCGCGTGATCGCCGATTTCACCGAGAACTGGCTGCTGTACCTGTCCATCCCCGCGGTCGCGGCGCTCATCGGCTGGACCACCAAGCTGGTGGCCGTCGAAATGCTCATGCGCCCACTGAACTTCATCGGCATCCCACCGTATCTGGGCTGGCAGGGCGTGGTTCCGCGGGCCTCGGCCCGCATGGCGACGATCGCCGTGGACCTCATGTTCACCAAGCTGATCGATCCGCAGGAGATCATCGACCGGCTCGATGTGAACGAGCTGACCACCCGCCTGCGACAGCCCCTCGACGCCGCCGTGGACCACATGGTTCGCGAGATGATGATGCGGCATCAGCCCCGCCTGTGGGTGAACATGCCGCCGGTGGCGCAGCGCGCGCTCATCGAACGCGTGCAGGACGGGATGCCGCAGCTCATCGAGGAGATCGTCCTCGACCTGCGCACCAATATCGATCAGGTGATGGACCTGCGCGGCATGGCCATCGACACGCTCGTCAACGACAAGGCGCTACTGGTCGAGATGGTGCGCCGGGTCGGGCGCAATGAACTGCGCTTCATCGTGCGCTCTGGCCTGATCTTCGGCACCGTGCTCGGCCTGGTGCAGATGCTGGTGTGGGCGTTCACCCACAATCCGCTGCTCATGCCCGCGTTCGGCGGGTTCACCGGCCTGGTCACCGACTGGCTGGCGCTGCAGATGATCTTCCGGCCGGTGCGGTCGGTCGGCATCGGACCGCTGCGCTGGCAGGGCATGTTCCATCGCCGCCGGGAGAACGTCTGCGCCGACTACGCCGAACTCATCGCCCACGAGATCTTCACGCCGGCAAAGATTCTGGAAGCGGTGCTGGAGGGCGAGCGGGCCGACCGGCTGGCCTCCATGCTGGGCACCCGCATGCGGATGTTCGTCGACGATCAGACCGGACCGGCCAAACCGCTGGTCATGCTGGTGGCGGGCGAGGCGGTCTCCGCGCTCGAAACCGAGGCTGTCACCTACGTTCTCGACTATGTGCGCACCGCGGCCGCGCTGTTCGACGAAGCGGCCATCGAATCGCTCGATATGAAGAACCTGGTCATCGAGAAGACGCGGCTGCTCACCGACGACGAGTACGAGGGCCTGCTGCGGCCGGCGTTCAAACAGGACGAATGGAAGCTGGTGGCCATCGGCGCGGTGCTCGGTTTCCTGGTCGGCGAACTCCAGGTACAGCTGATCCTGGGCTGATCCGGCGGAATCGAGCAAACTTTCCGAGCACCGTTCCGCCTCGGGAACGACAGTGGACCCGTACGATGGGAACCCGCGCGCGAACCCGCGAATACTCTCGAATTCGCATGCTACGCAGCCACACCGCTATGCCGTAATCCCTCGCAGTGGGCGAGTTGGCGCGGCGAGTCCCATCAAATAGCGATGTTTGCGAAGCCGGATCGGTACCATCACGCACTGTGCGCAAGATGTATGCGGGTGCCCGACTACGGCGGTTGCGCGAGGAACGGCGGATGACCCAGGCGGCCTTGGCCAAATCCCTGGACCTCTCGCCCAGCTACCTCAACCAGCTCGAGCGTGACCAGCGGCCCCTCACCATTCCCGTGCTGCTGAAACTGAACTCGACGTTCGATCTGGACGTGCAGTTCTTCGCGGCCGACTCCGATGCCCGGCTGGTCTCGGATCTGCACGAGATCCTGGTGGAGGCCGCGGGCGGCAATGCGGCGCCGGTGGCCGAGGTGGAGGATCTGGCCACGCGCATGCCGGAGGTCGCGAAAATCGTTGTGGCCATGCATCGGCGACTACGCGCGGCTACCGACCAGTTGGATCTCTTGTCCTCGAAGGTCGCCACGCCGACCGGCGCACCCGGCGTGCCCATGCCGTACGAGGACGTGCGCGACTTCTTCTACGACCACCACAATCACATCGCGCAATTGGATCTGGCCGCCGAGCGCCTGTTCGAGGATTGCGGGCTCACCATCGGATCGCTGGATCGGCAGCTGGCCCGGGTCGCCGAGGAGCGCGCGGGCGTCACCGTCCTGGTGCGCGGCGACGGCGCCGACCCGAATGTGCCCAAGCGCCACTACGAACCGGAAACCCGCACCCTGACCCTGGCGCGACGATTGCGACCGGGACAGCGCGCCTTCCAGATCGCCACCACCCTCGCGTTCCTGCTGCACGGCAGCCTCCTCGACGAGGTGCTCGACGAAACCCCCTCGCTCACAGACGAATCCCGGGTTCTCGCGCGAATCGGCCTGGCCAACTATTTCGCCGGAGCGCTGGTCCTGCCGTACGGCAAATTCCTGCGCTCCGCCGAGGAGCTGCACTACGACATCGATCTGCTGAGCCTGCGCTTCGAGGTCGGCTTCGAAACCGTCTGCCATCGCCTGAGCACCCTGCAACGGCAAGGCCAGCGCGGCGTCCCGTTCTTCCTCATACGCACGGATCGTGCGGGCAATATCTCGAAACGCCAGTCCGCCACCGCATTCCACTTCTCCCGCGTCGGCGGCAGCTGCCCGTTATGGGTGGTGCACGAAGCCTTCGCCCACCCCGGCCGCATGCTCACCCAGATCGCCTCCATGCCCGACGGCCGCCGCTACTTATGGATCGCGCGGACGGCGCATCCCGCACCGACCGGATACGGCACGGCCGGAAAGGAATTCGCGATCGGCCTGGGCTGCGATATCGAATACGCGGACAGGCTCGTCTATTCCAAGGGCCTGCAACTGGACGACCCCTCGGCGGCCGTCCCCATCGGCGCCGGCTGCAAGGTCTGTGAACGCCCCAACTGCACCCAGCGCGCCTTCCCGCAGATCGGCCGCCCGCTGGCCATCGCCGAGAACACCAGCACCGACCTGCCCTACCCGCGCATCCCGCGCTGACGCGAACCTGCCGTCACACACCCGATCTCGTCACCGAGAAGGTCGTGCACCCGGCTGTCGCGACCACCTTGCCGCTGATCGACCCTTCCGCCACCGCGTCGGCGGCGAGATCGATCATGAGGTAGTTGCCGGGGCGTTCGATCCAGGAGCGCTGGGTGAAATGCAGTTGGCGGTCGACGTAGCGGGTGTCCATGTCGAAGCTGCCATTCGGCACCGTGGGGTTGCCGGTGGTGGGTCCGAAGGCGAAAACCGTTCGGGCCGTGCTGTTCACGGCACGCTCGATGGTCAGGGTGAGGGCGGTTTCGCCCTGGGCGCAGATGTAGGTGCCGATCCAGGTGCCCTCGAGTTGGGCCAGGGGCACGGGGCCCTCGACGGTGGAGCCGGTGGTCGGCGAGCCGGAGCGGGCGTTGATCGCCGCAGGGTCGGGCTGGGCGAGGCCGTCGACCGTCTTGCCGCACCCGGCGACTGCCAGCGATATCAGCACCAATGCCACTGCCGACCCCCGAGTCCGGCTCCGCACGCGCATAGCTCGATGACCTCCCCACGGAAAACGATTGCCGCCGAGTCTAACCGGCGAGCTCAGCCCGCGTTCGAGGTGCAGATGGTGTCCAGAATGAACACCGGCTTCACGACGCGGGCGATGCCGAGCGCGAACATCGCGGTGTTGGTGGGCGCCGACATCAGCCA contains:
- a CDS encoding type II toxin-antitoxin system RelE/ParE family toxin; this encodes MADQEWDIYIVDEVRQWIERLDEPTFRRVVEAIDALADGGPGLGRPLVDSIAGSKVSNMKELRPGTVRILFAFDPWRSSVLLAAGDKVHQWNSWYQTAIPLAERRYESYLRERGEEEEGLR
- a CDS encoding helix-turn-helix domain-containing protein encodes the protein MSGHVRWQDIRAEMVDRAGGEAAVAKGKDELLAQVRGQRLADIRRRRGLTQLQVADRMGVTKGRVSQIEQGTVTGQEVLARYALALGGRLHQSIYFDDGDIVAIA
- a CDS encoding DUF6891 domain-containing protein, giving the protein MDDVGVWDTRVADTDCDRLVRVFAALRGRQVAALHSAGQEMSQGLAEVDELLAGAPEFIGYCFYHRDDVERAIAGGGLYIAFGPRDPEVEETEGPAIGRIVVEELTKAGLTTSWDGTFEQRILIESFHWNQTF
- the rsmD gene encoding 16S rRNA (guanine(966)-N(2))-methyltransferase RsmD; the encoded protein is MTRIVAGTAGGRRLRVPPAGTRPTSDRVREALFSLLHARMDFDGARVLDIYAGSGALGLEALSRGASHALLVESDRKAAAVIRGNIGDLGLPGADLRQGTVSSVLATPPSAPYDLIFSDPPYALEVSDVVADLTALSENGWLHEDSLIVVERSTRSPEIPWPAGYLPQKSRTYGETRIDLAEYEK
- a CDS encoding pyruvate carboxylase, whose translation is MFSKVLVANRGEIAIRAFRAAYELGIGTVAVFPYEDRNSVHRLKADEAYQIGTPGHPVRAYLSIEEIIKAAKSAGADAVYPGYGFLSENPDLAAACAREGITFIGPSSQVLELTGNKARAIAAAKAAGLPVLNSSEPSSDVDALLAASESMQFPIFVKAVAGGGGRGMRRVTDPAQLREAIEAASREAESAFGDPTVFLEQAVVNPRHIEVQILADQHGNVIHLYERDCSLQRRHQKVIELAPAPNLDPELRDRICADAVAFARQIGYSCAGTVEFLLDERGNHVFIEMNPRIQVEHTVTEEITDVDLVQSQMRIAGGESLEDLGLSQDSITIRGAALQCRITTEDPANGFRPDTGRITGYRSPGGAGVRLDGGANVGAEVGAYFDSMLVKLTCRGRDFQTAIARARRAVAEFRIRGVTTNIPFLNAVLDDPDFRAGKVTTSFIDERPQLLTLKSSADRGTKILNYLADVTVNKPHGSRPTKLYPHDKLPALDMTVPPPPGTRQKLLELGPEGFANWLRTREGVAVTDTTFRDAHQSLLATRVRTNGLLDVAGHVARMTPELLSIECWGGATYDVALRFLYEDPWERLAALREAIPNINLQMLLRGRNTVGYTPYPEKVTRAFVSEATATGIDIFRIFDALNNVDQMRPAIDAVRETGTAVAEVALSYTGDLSNPNENLYTLDYYLKLAEEIVDAGAHIIGIKDMAGLLRAPAAHTLVTALRREFDLPVHVHTHDTPGGQLATYLAAWQAGADAVDGASAPMAGTTSQPALSAIVAAAANSPHDTGLNLQNVCDLEPYWESLRRVYAPFESGLPGPTGRVYHHEIPGGQLSNLRQQAIALGLGDQFEEVEAKYAAADRLLGRLVKVTPSSKVVGDLALALVGTGVDVEDFAADPARYDIPDSVIGFLRGELGTPAGGWPEPFRSRALAGRGPAKPETQLTAEDEKGLGGTSAERRATLNRLLFPGPTAEFLAHREKFGDTTGLSANQFFYGLRHDEEHRVQLEKGVTLLIGLEAISEPDERGMRTVMCILNGQLRPITVRDRSIASEVPAAEKADRTNPGHIAAPFAGVVTLAVSEGDSVSAGDTIGTIEAMKMEAAITAPRSGLVRRVAIGKVQQVEGGDLLVDVNLTEAAAE
- a CDS encoding YczE/YyaS/YitT family protein; the encoded protein is MLLRRLTALYVGLALYGLSMAVMIRAGLGLDPWDVFHQGVTLQVPISFGLVVAITGVAVLLAWIPLRQMPGLGTVSNVVVIAVTVDAGLWLLPDLHGLPLRIGAMAVAVVINAVATVLYIGAGMGPGPRDGLMTGLVRRTGWPVWAVRTGIEATVLTTGFILGGSVGIGTLVYAFGIGPLIQLMIPFVDGHLPGFREPESTVEQAQTLTAA
- a CDS encoding DUF1737 domain-containing protein, whose amino-acid sequence is MTETPRLRYRLITGPDDATFCERISGLLAEGYRLHGSPSVTFNGTNVIAAQAVVLDEE
- a CDS encoding SgcJ/EcaC family oxidoreductase; the encoded protein is MADTPPTDPDALVRAMCAAWSRLDAEEIASYFTEDAVYHNIPMDPVIGRAAIRDFITGFAAALDGIDFDIHRQTVSGDLVMNERTDTLRGNGRDTELPVMGVFEIADGKIKAWRDYFDMAPIAQAFGG
- a CDS encoding helix-turn-helix domain-containing protein translates to MPAGKTRMTETSPPTQRVLSIVELLAAQHGPLSSAEIADALELNRSTAGSILTALAERGWVRRLPDLSYELGPALVAVGLRAADSNSDRARLEAELERLGERVDCGAALTTVTGDQVEFLAVTRDRLTAGIETGARLPLLAPAGAAIIAHSSLARQQDWLATGEPGSRAEQQAVLETLRTAGFCAWRLEPDSLPTARVLSDVADHLAEHPSSKELHGRVLAQLATIIGSAYDRATFDSDAALPLSYMSAPVFDGNGHTVMELKIGPLRVATTRAERRRYLTELEASARRIGGSLDPKHQVRH
- a CDS encoding DUF445 domain-containing protein; translated protein: MIADFTENWLLYLSIPAVAALIGWTTKLVAVEMLMRPLNFIGIPPYLGWQGVVPRASARMATIAVDLMFTKLIDPQEIIDRLDVNELTTRLRQPLDAAVDHMVREMMMRHQPRLWVNMPPVAQRALIERVQDGMPQLIEEIVLDLRTNIDQVMDLRGMAIDTLVNDKALLVEMVRRVGRNELRFIVRSGLIFGTVLGLVQMLVWAFTHNPLLMPAFGGFTGLVTDWLALQMIFRPVRSVGIGPLRWQGMFHRRRENVCADYAELIAHEIFTPAKILEAVLEGERADRLASMLGTRMRMFVDDQTGPAKPLVMLVAGEAVSALETEAVTYVLDYVRTAAALFDEAAIESLDMKNLVIEKTRLLTDDEYEGLLRPAFKQDEWKLVAIGAVLGFLVGELQVQLILG
- a CDS encoding short-chain fatty acyl-CoA regulator family protein, with translation MRKMYAGARLRRLREERRMTQAALAKSLDLSPSYLNQLERDQRPLTIPVLLKLNSTFDLDVQFFAADSDARLVSDLHEILVEAAGGNAAPVAEVEDLATRMPEVAKIVVAMHRRLRAATDQLDLLSSKVATPTGAPGVPMPYEDVRDFFYDHHNHIAQLDLAAERLFEDCGLTIGSLDRQLARVAEERAGVTVLVRGDGADPNVPKRHYEPETRTLTLARRLRPGQRAFQIATTLAFLLHGSLLDEVLDETPSLTDESRVLARIGLANYFAGALVLPYGKFLRSAEELHYDIDLLSLRFEVGFETVCHRLSTLQRQGQRGVPFFLIRTDRAGNISKRQSATAFHFSRVGGSCPLWVVHEAFAHPGRMLTQIASMPDGRRYLWIARTAHPAPTGYGTAGKEFAIGLGCDIEYADRLVYSKGLQLDDPSAAVPIGAGCKVCERPNCTQRAFPQIGRPLAIAENTSTDLPYPRIPR